A portion of the Homo sapiens chromosome 16, GRCh38.p14 Primary Assembly genome contains these proteins:
- the CCDC78 gene encoding coiled-coil domain-containing protein 78 isoform X4, giving the protein MEHAATTGPRPGPPSRRVENVSPLGLAAPAMGLKSARSPKGQEGAGSCTLGLISARRGTFTAQPGREAGLVTAWEWGHSPAWDPPGEWVAVPPQVVLRAKDWLPGAPGGTAVWATSLEAEVPPDLALNKEQQLQISKELVDIQITTHHLHEQHEAEIFQLKSEVSSRVNQPQCMGDGGCRPRTRALHGHAHAHGICGSQPASECCAPLSVHRVNVHLPQVARGQVHLLMPVVPQILRLESRVLELELRGDGTSQGCAVPVESDPRHPRAAAQELRHKAQVQPKNTMNPENEQHRLGSGVSVQPPSSGERAAPETPSLGSHPASPVCPTAAGGSEVGAGASGGPAAGTGDACVLCSCQGQLRQAEAENARLQLQLKKLKDEYVLRLQHCAWQAVEHADGAGQAPATTALRTFLEATLEDIRAAHRSREQQLARAARSYHKRLVDLSRRHEELLVAYRAPGNPQAIFDIASLDLEPLPVPLVTDFSHREDQHGGPGALLSSPKKRPGGASQGGTSEPQGLDAASWAQIHQKLRDFSRSTQVGGKGWPRPILTPCPSSWLTSPCQAELERERAQLLVRATMAEEQLSELQEYVDQHLGRYKHEILRLRKLAGAGDPWKVGAVPPAKPQHPRTGSH; this is encoded by the exons ATGGAGCACGCAGCCACCACAGGCCCCAGGCCTGGACCTCCCTCTCGGCGGGTGGAGAATGTGAGTCCTCTGGGACTTGCCGCTCCTGCCATGGGGTTGAAGTCTGCCCGTTCCCCCAAAGGCCAGGAGGGTGCAGGTTCCTGCACCCTGGGCCTAATTTCAGCCAGGAGAGGGACTTTTACAGCTCAGCCAGGCAGGGAGGCGGGACTGGTGACTGCATGGGAGTGGGGCCACAGCCCAGCCTGGGACCCACCTGGGGAATGGGTGGCGGTACCTCCCCAGGTTGTGCTACGAGCCAAGGACTGGCTGCCAGGAGCTCCTGGGGGCACCGCAGTGTGGGCCACCAGCTTGGAAGCAGAGGTCCCACCAGATCTAGCGCTCAATAAGGAGCAGCAGCTGCAG ATCTCCAAGGAGCTGGTCGACATTCAGATCACAACCCACCACCTACATGAGCAGCATGAGGCTGAAATCTTCCAGCTGAAGAGTGAGGTGAGCAGCCGTGTGAACCAGCCTCAGTGCATGGGGGACGGGGGGTGCAGGCCCAGGACACGTGCCCTGCATGGGCATGCACACGCACATGGCATCTGTGGGTCTCAGCCTGCCTCTGAGTGCTGCGCGCCCCTGAGCGTGCACCGGGTGAATGTTCACCTACCCCAGGTGGCCCGCGGGCAGGTGCACCTGCTCATGCCAGTTGTCCCACAGATCCTTCGGCTGGAGAGCCGGGTACTGGAGCTGGAGCTGCGAGGAGATGGCACCAGCCAGGGCTGTGCAGTCCCAGTGGAGTCTGACCCCAGGCATCCCCGGGCAGCAGCCCAAGAGCTCAGACACAAAGCCCAG GTGCAGCCCAAGAACACCATGAACCCCGAGAATGAGCAGCACAGGCTGGGGAGCGGCGTGAGTGTGCAGCCACCTAGCTCAGGGGAGAGGGCAGCACCAGAGACCCCAAGCCTAGGGTCTCATCCAGCCAGCCCTGTGTGCCCCACAGCTGCAGGGGGAAGTGAAGTGGGCGCTGGAGCATCAGGAGGCCCGGCAGCAGGCACTGGTGACGCGTGT GTGCTGTGCAGCTGCCAAGGCCAGCTCCGTCAGGCAGAGGCTGAAAATGCCCGGCTGCAGCTGCAGCTCAAGAAACTGAAGGATGAGTACGTCCTACGGCTGCAACACTGCGCCTGGCAGGCAGTG GAGCACGCAGATGGTGCAGGCCAAGCGCCAGCCACCACGGCCCTCCGGACATTCCTGGAGGCGACTCTGGAGGACATCCGGGCAGCGCACCGCAGCCGTGAGCAGCAGCTGGCCCGGGCTGCCCGCAGCTACCACAAGAGGCTGGTGGATCTGAGCCGCAGGCATGAAGAGCTACTGGTTGCCTACAG GGCACCTGGGAACCCCCAAGCTATTTTTGACATAGCCAGCTTGGACCTGGAACCATTGCCCGTGCCCCTGGTCACTGACTTCAGCCATCGGGAGGACCAG CACGGCGGGCCTGGGGCACTGCTCTCATCCCCAAAAAAGAGACCCGGTGGAGCCTCCCAGGGGGGAACATCAGAGCCACA GGGCCTGGACGCTGCATCCTGGGCCCAGATCCACCAGAAGCTCCGGGACTTCTCCCGCAGCACCCAGGTAGGAGGCAAGGGCTGGCCCAGGCCCATCCTCACGCCATGCCCCAGCTCATGGCTTACATCCCCATGCCAGGCAGAGCTGGAACGGGAGCGGGCACAGCTGCTGGTCCGGGCCACGATGGCTGAAGAGCAACTTTCTGAGCTACAGGAGTACGTGGACCAGCACCTGGGCAG GTACAAGCACGAAATCCTGAGGCTGAGGAAGCTGGCAGGTGCAGGGGACCCCTGGAAAGTGGGGGCTGTGCCTCCAGCCAAGCCCCAGCATCCAAGGACCGGCAGCCACTAG
- the CCDC78 gene encoding coiled-coil domain-containing protein 78 isoform X5, whose product MEHAATTGPRPGPPSRRVENVSPLGLAAPAMGLKSARSPKGQEGAGSCTLGLISARRGTFTAQPGREAGLVTAWEWGHSPAWDPPGEWVAVPPQVVLRAKDWLPGAPGGTAVWATSLEAEVPPDLALNKEQQLQISKELVDIQITTHHLHEQHEAEIFQLKSEVSSRVNQPQCMGDGGCRPRTRALHGHAHAHGICGSQPASECCAPLSVHRVNVHLPQVARGQVHLLMPVVPQILRLESRVLELELRGDGTSQGCAVPVESDPRHPRAAAQELRHKAQVQPKNTMNPENEQHRLGSGLQGEVKWALEHQEARQQALVTRVATLGRQLQGAREEARAAGQRLATQAVVLCSCQGQLRQAEAENARLQLQLKKLKDEYVLRLQHCAWQAVEHADGAGQAPATTALRTFLEATLEDIRAAHRSREQQLARAARSYHKRLVDLSRRHEELLVAYRAPGNPQAIFDIASLDLEPLPVPLVTDFSHREDQHGGPGALLSSPKKRPGGASQGGTSEPQGLDAASWAQIHQKLRDFSRSTQVGGKGWPRPILTPCPSSWLTSPCQAELERERAQLLVRATMAEEQLSELQEYVDQHLGRYKHEILRLRKLAGAGDPWKVGAVPPAKPQHPRTGSH is encoded by the exons ATGGAGCACGCAGCCACCACAGGCCCCAGGCCTGGACCTCCCTCTCGGCGGGTGGAGAATGTGAGTCCTCTGGGACTTGCCGCTCCTGCCATGGGGTTGAAGTCTGCCCGTTCCCCCAAAGGCCAGGAGGGTGCAGGTTCCTGCACCCTGGGCCTAATTTCAGCCAGGAGAGGGACTTTTACAGCTCAGCCAGGCAGGGAGGCGGGACTGGTGACTGCATGGGAGTGGGGCCACAGCCCAGCCTGGGACCCACCTGGGGAATGGGTGGCGGTACCTCCCCAGGTTGTGCTACGAGCCAAGGACTGGCTGCCAGGAGCTCCTGGGGGCACCGCAGTGTGGGCCACCAGCTTGGAAGCAGAGGTCCCACCAGATCTAGCGCTCAATAAGGAGCAGCAGCTGCAG ATCTCCAAGGAGCTGGTCGACATTCAGATCACAACCCACCACCTACATGAGCAGCATGAGGCTGAAATCTTCCAGCTGAAGAGTGAGGTGAGCAGCCGTGTGAACCAGCCTCAGTGCATGGGGGACGGGGGGTGCAGGCCCAGGACACGTGCCCTGCATGGGCATGCACACGCACATGGCATCTGTGGGTCTCAGCCTGCCTCTGAGTGCTGCGCGCCCCTGAGCGTGCACCGGGTGAATGTTCACCTACCCCAGGTGGCCCGCGGGCAGGTGCACCTGCTCATGCCAGTTGTCCCACAGATCCTTCGGCTGGAGAGCCGGGTACTGGAGCTGGAGCTGCGAGGAGATGGCACCAGCCAGGGCTGTGCAGTCCCAGTGGAGTCTGACCCCAGGCATCCCCGGGCAGCAGCCCAAGAGCTCAGACACAAAGCCCAG GTGCAGCCCAAGAACACCATGAACCCCGAGAATGAGCAGCACAGGCTGGGGAGCGGC CTGCAGGGGGAAGTGAAGTGGGCGCTGGAGCATCAGGAGGCCCGGCAGCAGGCACTGGTGACGCGTGT GGCAACCCTGGGCCGGCAGCTGCAGGGAGCCCGAGAGGAGGCCAGGGCAGCCGGGCAGCGACTGGCCACACAGGCTGTG GTGCTGTGCAGCTGCCAAGGCCAGCTCCGTCAGGCAGAGGCTGAAAATGCCCGGCTGCAGCTGCAGCTCAAGAAACTGAAGGATGAGTACGTCCTACGGCTGCAACACTGCGCCTGGCAGGCAGTG GAGCACGCAGATGGTGCAGGCCAAGCGCCAGCCACCACGGCCCTCCGGACATTCCTGGAGGCGACTCTGGAGGACATCCGGGCAGCGCACCGCAGCCGTGAGCAGCAGCTGGCCCGGGCTGCCCGCAGCTACCACAAGAGGCTGGTGGATCTGAGCCGCAGGCATGAAGAGCTACTGGTTGCCTACAG GGCACCTGGGAACCCCCAAGCTATTTTTGACATAGCCAGCTTGGACCTGGAACCATTGCCCGTGCCCCTGGTCACTGACTTCAGCCATCGGGAGGACCAG CACGGCGGGCCTGGGGCACTGCTCTCATCCCCAAAAAAGAGACCCGGTGGAGCCTCCCAGGGGGGAACATCAGAGCCACA GGGCCTGGACGCTGCATCCTGGGCCCAGATCCACCAGAAGCTCCGGGACTTCTCCCGCAGCACCCAGGTAGGAGGCAAGGGCTGGCCCAGGCCCATCCTCACGCCATGCCCCAGCTCATGGCTTACATCCCCATGCCAGGCAGAGCTGGAACGGGAGCGGGCACAGCTGCTGGTCCGGGCCACGATGGCTGAAGAGCAACTTTCTGAGCTACAGGAGTACGTGGACCAGCACCTGGGCAG GTACAAGCACGAAATCCTGAGGCTGAGGAAGCTGGCAGGTGCAGGGGACCCCTGGAAAGTGGGGGCTGTGCCTCCAGCCAAGCCCCAGCATCCAAGGACCGGCAGCCACTAG
- the CCDC78 gene encoding coiled-coil domain-containing protein 78 isoform X12, protein MEHAATTGPRPGPPSRRVENVVLRAKDWLPGAPGGTAVWATSLEAEVPPDLALNKEQQLQISKELVDIQITTHHLHEQHEAEIFQLKSEVSSRVNQPQCMGDGGCRPRTRALHGHAHAHGICGSQPASECCAPLSVHRVNVHLPQVARGQVHLLMPVVPQILRLESRVLELELRGDGTSQGCAVPVESDPRHPRAAAQELRHKAQVPGHSDDHRFQVQPKNTMNPENEQHRLGSGVSVQPPSSGERAAPETPSLGSHPASPVCPTAAGGSEVGAGASGGPAAGTGDACVLCSCQGQLRQAEAENARLQLQLKKLKDEYVLRLQHCAWQAVEHADGAGQAPATTALRTFLEATLEDIRAAHRSREQQLARAARSYHKRLVDLSRRHEELLVAYRAPGNPQAIFDIASLDLEPLPVPLVTDFSHREDQHGGPGALLSSPKKRPGGASQGGTSEPQGLDAASWAQIHQKLRDFSRSTQVGGKGWPRPILTPCPSSWLTSPCQAELERERAQLLVRATMAEEQLSELQEYVDQHLGRYKHEILRLRKLAGAGDPWKVGAVPPAKPQHPRTGSH, encoded by the exons ATGGAGCACGCAGCCACCACAGGCCCCAGGCCTGGACCTCCCTCTCGGCGGGTGGAGAAT GTTGTGCTACGAGCCAAGGACTGGCTGCCAGGAGCTCCTGGGGGCACCGCAGTGTGGGCCACCAGCTTGGAAGCAGAGGTCCCACCAGATCTAGCGCTCAATAAGGAGCAGCAGCTGCAG ATCTCCAAGGAGCTGGTCGACATTCAGATCACAACCCACCACCTACATGAGCAGCATGAGGCTGAAATCTTCCAGCTGAAGAGTGAGGTGAGCAGCCGTGTGAACCAGCCTCAGTGCATGGGGGACGGGGGGTGCAGGCCCAGGACACGTGCCCTGCATGGGCATGCACACGCACATGGCATCTGTGGGTCTCAGCCTGCCTCTGAGTGCTGCGCGCCCCTGAGCGTGCACCGGGTGAATGTTCACCTACCCCAGGTGGCCCGCGGGCAGGTGCACCTGCTCATGCCAGTTGTCCCACAGATCCTTCGGCTGGAGAGCCGGGTACTGGAGCTGGAGCTGCGAGGAGATGGCACCAGCCAGGGCTGTGCAGTCCCAGTGGAGTCTGACCCCAGGCATCCCCGGGCAGCAGCCCAAGAGCTCAGACACAAAGCCCAGGTGCCTGGACACTCTGATGACCACAGATTCCAG GTGCAGCCCAAGAACACCATGAACCCCGAGAATGAGCAGCACAGGCTGGGGAGCGGCGTGAGTGTGCAGCCACCTAGCTCAGGGGAGAGGGCAGCACCAGAGACCCCAAGCCTAGGGTCTCATCCAGCCAGCCCTGTGTGCCCCACAGCTGCAGGGGGAAGTGAAGTGGGCGCTGGAGCATCAGGAGGCCCGGCAGCAGGCACTGGTGACGCGTGT GTGCTGTGCAGCTGCCAAGGCCAGCTCCGTCAGGCAGAGGCTGAAAATGCCCGGCTGCAGCTGCAGCTCAAGAAACTGAAGGATGAGTACGTCCTACGGCTGCAACACTGCGCCTGGCAGGCAGTG GAGCACGCAGATGGTGCAGGCCAAGCGCCAGCCACCACGGCCCTCCGGACATTCCTGGAGGCGACTCTGGAGGACATCCGGGCAGCGCACCGCAGCCGTGAGCAGCAGCTGGCCCGGGCTGCCCGCAGCTACCACAAGAGGCTGGTGGATCTGAGCCGCAGGCATGAAGAGCTACTGGTTGCCTACAG GGCACCTGGGAACCCCCAAGCTATTTTTGACATAGCCAGCTTGGACCTGGAACCATTGCCCGTGCCCCTGGTCACTGACTTCAGCCATCGGGAGGACCAG CACGGCGGGCCTGGGGCACTGCTCTCATCCCCAAAAAAGAGACCCGGTGGAGCCTCCCAGGGGGGAACATCAGAGCCACA GGGCCTGGACGCTGCATCCTGGGCCCAGATCCACCAGAAGCTCCGGGACTTCTCCCGCAGCACCCAGGTAGGAGGCAAGGGCTGGCCCAGGCCCATCCTCACGCCATGCCCCAGCTCATGGCTTACATCCCCATGCCAGGCAGAGCTGGAACGGGAGCGGGCACAGCTGCTGGTCCGGGCCACGATGGCTGAAGAGCAACTTTCTGAGCTACAGGAGTACGTGGACCAGCACCTGGGCAG GTACAAGCACGAAATCCTGAGGCTGAGGAAGCTGGCAGGTGCAGGGGACCCCTGGAAAGTGGGGGCTGTGCCTCCAGCCAAGCCCCAGCATCCAAGGACCGGCAGCCACTAG
- the CCDC78 gene encoding coiled-coil domain-containing protein 78 isoform X11: MEHAATTGPRPGPPSRRVENVSPLGLAAPAMGLKSARSPKGQEGAGSCTLGLISARRGTFTAQPGREAGLVTAWEWGHSPAWDPPGEWVAVPPQVVLRAKDWLPGAPGGTAVWATSLEAEVPPDLALNKEQQLQISKELVDIQITTHHLHEQHEAEIFQLKSEILRLESRVLELELRGDGTSQGCAVPVESDPRHPRAAAQELRHKAQVPGHSDDHRFQVQPKNTMNPENEQHRLGSGVSVQPPSSGERAAPETPSLGSHPASPVCPTAAGGSEVGAGASGGPAAGTGDACVLCSCQGQLRQAEAENARLQLQLKKLKDEYVLRLQHCAWQAVEHADGAGQAPATTALRTFLEATLEDIRAAHRSREQQLARAARSYHKRLVDLSRRHEELLVAYRAPGNPQAIFDIASLDLEPLPVPLVTDFSHREDQHGGPGALLSSPKKRPGGASQGGTSEPQGLDAASWAQIHQKLRDFSRSTQVGGKGWPRPILTPCPSSWLTSPCQAELERERAQLLVRATMAEEQLSELQEYVDQHLGRYKHEILRLRKLAGAGDPWKVGAVPPAKPQHPRTGSH; the protein is encoded by the exons ATGGAGCACGCAGCCACCACAGGCCCCAGGCCTGGACCTCCCTCTCGGCGGGTGGAGAATGTGAGTCCTCTGGGACTTGCCGCTCCTGCCATGGGGTTGAAGTCTGCCCGTTCCCCCAAAGGCCAGGAGGGTGCAGGTTCCTGCACCCTGGGCCTAATTTCAGCCAGGAGAGGGACTTTTACAGCTCAGCCAGGCAGGGAGGCGGGACTGGTGACTGCATGGGAGTGGGGCCACAGCCCAGCCTGGGACCCACCTGGGGAATGGGTGGCGGTACCTCCCCAGGTTGTGCTACGAGCCAAGGACTGGCTGCCAGGAGCTCCTGGGGGCACCGCAGTGTGGGCCACCAGCTTGGAAGCAGAGGTCCCACCAGATCTAGCGCTCAATAAGGAGCAGCAGCTGCAG ATCTCCAAGGAGCTGGTCGACATTCAGATCACAACCCACCACCTACATGAGCAGCATGAGGCTGAAATCTTCCAGCTGAAGAGTGAG ATCCTTCGGCTGGAGAGCCGGGTACTGGAGCTGGAGCTGCGAGGAGATGGCACCAGCCAGGGCTGTGCAGTCCCAGTGGAGTCTGACCCCAGGCATCCCCGGGCAGCAGCCCAAGAGCTCAGACACAAAGCCCAGGTGCCTGGACACTCTGATGACCACAGATTCCAG GTGCAGCCCAAGAACACCATGAACCCCGAGAATGAGCAGCACAGGCTGGGGAGCGGCGTGAGTGTGCAGCCACCTAGCTCAGGGGAGAGGGCAGCACCAGAGACCCCAAGCCTAGGGTCTCATCCAGCCAGCCCTGTGTGCCCCACAGCTGCAGGGGGAAGTGAAGTGGGCGCTGGAGCATCAGGAGGCCCGGCAGCAGGCACTGGTGACGCGTGT GTGCTGTGCAGCTGCCAAGGCCAGCTCCGTCAGGCAGAGGCTGAAAATGCCCGGCTGCAGCTGCAGCTCAAGAAACTGAAGGATGAGTACGTCCTACGGCTGCAACACTGCGCCTGGCAGGCAGTG GAGCACGCAGATGGTGCAGGCCAAGCGCCAGCCACCACGGCCCTCCGGACATTCCTGGAGGCGACTCTGGAGGACATCCGGGCAGCGCACCGCAGCCGTGAGCAGCAGCTGGCCCGGGCTGCCCGCAGCTACCACAAGAGGCTGGTGGATCTGAGCCGCAGGCATGAAGAGCTACTGGTTGCCTACAG GGCACCTGGGAACCCCCAAGCTATTTTTGACATAGCCAGCTTGGACCTGGAACCATTGCCCGTGCCCCTGGTCACTGACTTCAGCCATCGGGAGGACCAG CACGGCGGGCCTGGGGCACTGCTCTCATCCCCAAAAAAGAGACCCGGTGGAGCCTCCCAGGGGGGAACATCAGAGCCACA GGGCCTGGACGCTGCATCCTGGGCCCAGATCCACCAGAAGCTCCGGGACTTCTCCCGCAGCACCCAGGTAGGAGGCAAGGGCTGGCCCAGGCCCATCCTCACGCCATGCCCCAGCTCATGGCTTACATCCCCATGCCAGGCAGAGCTGGAACGGGAGCGGGCACAGCTGCTGGTCCGGGCCACGATGGCTGAAGAGCAACTTTCTGAGCTACAGGAGTACGTGGACCAGCACCTGGGCAG GTACAAGCACGAAATCCTGAGGCTGAGGAAGCTGGCAGGTGCAGGGGACCCCTGGAAAGTGGGGGCTGTGCCTCCAGCCAAGCCCCAGCATCCAAGGACCGGCAGCCACTAG
- the CCDC78 gene encoding coiled-coil domain-containing protein 78 isoform X13: MEHAATTGPRPGPPSRRVENVSPLGLAAPAMGLKSARSPKGQEGAGSCTLGLISARRGTFTAQPGREAGLVTAWEWGHSPAWDPPGEWVAVPPQVVLRAKDWLPGAPGGTAVWATSLEAEVPPDLALNKEQQLQISKELVDIQITTHHLHEQHEAEIFQLKSEILRLESRVLELELRGDGTSQGCAVPVESDPRHPRAAAQELRHKAQVPGHSDDHRFQVQPKNTMNPENEQHRLGSGLQGEVKWALEHQEARQQALVTRVATLGRQLQGAREEARAAGQRLATQAVVLCSCQGQLRQAEAENARLQLQLKKLKDEYVLRLQHCAWQAVEHADGAGQAPATTALRTFLEATLEDIRAAHRSREQQLARAARSYHKRLVDLSRRHEELLVAYRAPGNPQAIFDIASLDLEPLPVPLVTDFSHREDQHGGPGALLSSPKKRPGGASQGGTSEPQGLDAASWAQIHQKLRDFSRSTQVGGKGWPRPILTPCPSSWLTSPCQAELERERAQLLVRATMAEEQLSELQEYVDQHLGRYKHEILRLRKLAGAGDPWKVGAVPPAKPQHPRTGSH, encoded by the exons ATGGAGCACGCAGCCACCACAGGCCCCAGGCCTGGACCTCCCTCTCGGCGGGTGGAGAATGTGAGTCCTCTGGGACTTGCCGCTCCTGCCATGGGGTTGAAGTCTGCCCGTTCCCCCAAAGGCCAGGAGGGTGCAGGTTCCTGCACCCTGGGCCTAATTTCAGCCAGGAGAGGGACTTTTACAGCTCAGCCAGGCAGGGAGGCGGGACTGGTGACTGCATGGGAGTGGGGCCACAGCCCAGCCTGGGACCCACCTGGGGAATGGGTGGCGGTACCTCCCCAGGTTGTGCTACGAGCCAAGGACTGGCTGCCAGGAGCTCCTGGGGGCACCGCAGTGTGGGCCACCAGCTTGGAAGCAGAGGTCCCACCAGATCTAGCGCTCAATAAGGAGCAGCAGCTGCAG ATCTCCAAGGAGCTGGTCGACATTCAGATCACAACCCACCACCTACATGAGCAGCATGAGGCTGAAATCTTCCAGCTGAAGAGTGAG ATCCTTCGGCTGGAGAGCCGGGTACTGGAGCTGGAGCTGCGAGGAGATGGCACCAGCCAGGGCTGTGCAGTCCCAGTGGAGTCTGACCCCAGGCATCCCCGGGCAGCAGCCCAAGAGCTCAGACACAAAGCCCAGGTGCCTGGACACTCTGATGACCACAGATTCCAG GTGCAGCCCAAGAACACCATGAACCCCGAGAATGAGCAGCACAGGCTGGGGAGCGGC CTGCAGGGGGAAGTGAAGTGGGCGCTGGAGCATCAGGAGGCCCGGCAGCAGGCACTGGTGACGCGTGT GGCAACCCTGGGCCGGCAGCTGCAGGGAGCCCGAGAGGAGGCCAGGGCAGCCGGGCAGCGACTGGCCACACAGGCTGTG GTGCTGTGCAGCTGCCAAGGCCAGCTCCGTCAGGCAGAGGCTGAAAATGCCCGGCTGCAGCTGCAGCTCAAGAAACTGAAGGATGAGTACGTCCTACGGCTGCAACACTGCGCCTGGCAGGCAGTG GAGCACGCAGATGGTGCAGGCCAAGCGCCAGCCACCACGGCCCTCCGGACATTCCTGGAGGCGACTCTGGAGGACATCCGGGCAGCGCACCGCAGCCGTGAGCAGCAGCTGGCCCGGGCTGCCCGCAGCTACCACAAGAGGCTGGTGGATCTGAGCCGCAGGCATGAAGAGCTACTGGTTGCCTACAG GGCACCTGGGAACCCCCAAGCTATTTTTGACATAGCCAGCTTGGACCTGGAACCATTGCCCGTGCCCCTGGTCACTGACTTCAGCCATCGGGAGGACCAG CACGGCGGGCCTGGGGCACTGCTCTCATCCCCAAAAAAGAGACCCGGTGGAGCCTCCCAGGGGGGAACATCAGAGCCACA GGGCCTGGACGCTGCATCCTGGGCCCAGATCCACCAGAAGCTCCGGGACTTCTCCCGCAGCACCCAGGTAGGAGGCAAGGGCTGGCCCAGGCCCATCCTCACGCCATGCCCCAGCTCATGGCTTACATCCCCATGCCAGGCAGAGCTGGAACGGGAGCGGGCACAGCTGCTGGTCCGGGCCACGATGGCTGAAGAGCAACTTTCTGAGCTACAGGAGTACGTGGACCAGCACCTGGGCAG GTACAAGCACGAAATCCTGAGGCTGAGGAAGCTGGCAGGTGCAGGGGACCCCTGGAAAGTGGGGGCTGTGCCTCCAGCCAAGCCCCAGCATCCAAGGACCGGCAGCCACTAG
- the CCDC78 gene encoding coiled-coil domain-containing protein 78 isoform X16 yields the protein MEHAATTGPRPGPPSRRVENVSPLGLAAPAMGLKSARSPKGQEGAGSCTLGLISARRGTFTAQPGREAGLVTAWEWGHSPAWDPPGEWVAVPPQVVLRAKDWLPGAPGGTAVWATSLEAEVPPDLALNKEQQLQISKELVDIQITTHHLHEQHEAEIFQLKSEVQPKNTMNPENEQHRLGSGLQGEVKWALEHQEARQQALVTRVATLGRQLQGAREEARAAGQRLATQAVVLCSCQGQLRQAEAENARLQLQLKKLKDEYVLRLQHCAWQAVEHADGAGQAPATTALRTFLEATLEDIRAAHRSREQQLARAARSYHKRLVDLSRRHEELLVAYRAPGNPQAIFDIASLDLEPLPVPLVTDFSHREDQHGGPGALLSSPKKRPGGASQGGTSEPQGLDAASWAQIHQKLRDFSRSTQVGGKGWPRPILTPCPSSWLTSPCQAELERERAQLLVRATMAEEQLSELQEYVDQHLGRYKHEILRLRKLAGAGDPWKVGAVPPAKPQHPRTGSH from the exons ATGGAGCACGCAGCCACCACAGGCCCCAGGCCTGGACCTCCCTCTCGGCGGGTGGAGAATGTGAGTCCTCTGGGACTTGCCGCTCCTGCCATGGGGTTGAAGTCTGCCCGTTCCCCCAAAGGCCAGGAGGGTGCAGGTTCCTGCACCCTGGGCCTAATTTCAGCCAGGAGAGGGACTTTTACAGCTCAGCCAGGCAGGGAGGCGGGACTGGTGACTGCATGGGAGTGGGGCCACAGCCCAGCCTGGGACCCACCTGGGGAATGGGTGGCGGTACCTCCCCAGGTTGTGCTACGAGCCAAGGACTGGCTGCCAGGAGCTCCTGGGGGCACCGCAGTGTGGGCCACCAGCTTGGAAGCAGAGGTCCCACCAGATCTAGCGCTCAATAAGGAGCAGCAGCTGCAG ATCTCCAAGGAGCTGGTCGACATTCAGATCACAACCCACCACCTACATGAGCAGCATGAGGCTGAAATCTTCCAGCTGAAGAGTGAG GTGCAGCCCAAGAACACCATGAACCCCGAGAATGAGCAGCACAGGCTGGGGAGCGGC CTGCAGGGGGAAGTGAAGTGGGCGCTGGAGCATCAGGAGGCCCGGCAGCAGGCACTGGTGACGCGTGT GGCAACCCTGGGCCGGCAGCTGCAGGGAGCCCGAGAGGAGGCCAGGGCAGCCGGGCAGCGACTGGCCACACAGGCTGTG GTGCTGTGCAGCTGCCAAGGCCAGCTCCGTCAGGCAGAGGCTGAAAATGCCCGGCTGCAGCTGCAGCTCAAGAAACTGAAGGATGAGTACGTCCTACGGCTGCAACACTGCGCCTGGCAGGCAGTG GAGCACGCAGATGGTGCAGGCCAAGCGCCAGCCACCACGGCCCTCCGGACATTCCTGGAGGCGACTCTGGAGGACATCCGGGCAGCGCACCGCAGCCGTGAGCAGCAGCTGGCCCGGGCTGCCCGCAGCTACCACAAGAGGCTGGTGGATCTGAGCCGCAGGCATGAAGAGCTACTGGTTGCCTACAG GGCACCTGGGAACCCCCAAGCTATTTTTGACATAGCCAGCTTGGACCTGGAACCATTGCCCGTGCCCCTGGTCACTGACTTCAGCCATCGGGAGGACCAG CACGGCGGGCCTGGGGCACTGCTCTCATCCCCAAAAAAGAGACCCGGTGGAGCCTCCCAGGGGGGAACATCAGAGCCACA GGGCCTGGACGCTGCATCCTGGGCCCAGATCCACCAGAAGCTCCGGGACTTCTCCCGCAGCACCCAGGTAGGAGGCAAGGGCTGGCCCAGGCCCATCCTCACGCCATGCCCCAGCTCATGGCTTACATCCCCATGCCAGGCAGAGCTGGAACGGGAGCGGGCACAGCTGCTGGTCCGGGCCACGATGGCTGAAGAGCAACTTTCTGAGCTACAGGAGTACGTGGACCAGCACCTGGGCAG GTACAAGCACGAAATCCTGAGGCTGAGGAAGCTGGCAGGTGCAGGGGACCCCTGGAAAGTGGGGGCTGTGCCTCCAGCCAAGCCCCAGCATCCAAGGACCGGCAGCCACTAG